The genomic stretch CCATCTCTAGCGAAACGAGCCATGGCTTCACCGACACCCATGCCGTCGATGCCCATTACTGGACTGGCGAAGTTTATGAGTTTTACAGAGATCAGTTCGGTCGTGACAGTATTGATGACGAAGGAATGGATTTATATTCTTTCGTACATGTCGTCGATATCGACTTGAGCACCGGACGAGAGATTCCTCTCGACAATGCCTTCTGGGCATTGGGCGCGATGTGGTACGGGGACGGCGGAGAAGGCAGCGATGCTCTGTTCAATTGCCTCTCTTGCGCGAACGATATCGTTGCGCACGAATTGACACATGGGGTCATCGAGCACACGGCCAACCTGCTCTATGAAAACCAGTCGGGCGCCTTGAACGAATCGATCGCGGACATTATGGCGGTTGTGTTCGATGCCGACGACTGGACGATTGGCGAGGATGCAGGGACTGTGCCACTGCGGGATTTGGCCAATCCTCACCGTGGCCTGCAATGGCAGCCGAAGCATATGAATGAATATGTCTACCTGCCGAACACAGAAGCCGGTGATTACGGAGGCGTGCATATCAACAGCGGCATTCCGAACCATGCCGCTTACCTGATGGCTACCCATCTGGAAGACGCGGACTTCGATGGCCGCTACTTGTTGGGACAGCTCACTTACCGGGCATTGACCACTTATTTGCATCCAGCCTCTGATTTCATGGACGCCCGCTTTGCCTATCTGCAAGCCGTCGACTATCTGTCTCTGACGCAACAGGAAAAAGAGGAAGTCAGAAGCATCGTGAAGCGTGCTTGGGATGCTGTCGGTGTGACATTAAGTCCTGACAGCTACATGTTCATGTATGATCACTACTACAATGAAGAGAATGGGGCCTTTCCGGTATTTTTCAACGCGTCCGTAACGGCATCTGTTTACTTCAACCAAATCGCGCTGACCAGCTTGAACGGCTCGGTGCCGACCCAAACTGCTCTTGATGGGGATGCGCTGCTCATTCAACCAACCGCCCCATTGTCACACGGTGTGTCTTACAATGTTCACATTCCTGCTGACGCACTCAAGGATAAGTTGGGCGATGCGCTGCCGAATCCGCATGCCATTACCTTTACAGCAGACAAAGTCGGGCCAAGCTGGGCCAACAATGCACTCGCCTCATCAGATGTGACAACTTCCGGCTTCCGCCTTACTTGGCCGCATGCTGTCGATGATCACACCCTTGCGGGCTATGCGGTTTACTTGAACGGCCGGAAGTGGAACGACTATTCGCCGGATGTGAACGGCGTTACGTTCCGTGGACTGAATGCGAACACGACCTACGATGTGCGCGTGACGGCCTATGATGCTGCAGGCAACGGGACTTCCCGAACGACCTCGGTGAAGACGCTCGCCATTCCTGGCGGCGGCTTCGGAGGCGGCCCTGGCGGCGGATTCTTTGGCGGCGGTTTCCCAACCACTGACAACAATGAGTCGGAAGAAAACAGCAAAACGATCATCACCGTGAAGCCGGACGAACGACGCATACAAGATGCCATTGACGGCGATGCCGAGGTGATCATAATTGACGCCAAGGCGGAGGCTGGAGTAAATGGCGTGATCGTCGAGCTGTCTGCCGAATTGGTGAAACAGGCCAACGCCAAGCAGAAAGCATGGCGCATTGAAACGAACGATGCCACGTATACGTTCGAACCAGGCTTTGTGGCGGACAGCCGGTTAAGCGGTACATTAGTGTTTACTATCTTGGATGCTACATCAGACGGAGCCTTGAACAATAGACCGGAAGGGACCGCTGCCGTAGCACCGGTTATCGATCTGAAGCTGCAGATCAATGAACAAGCCGTGTCATCGTTCCTGAAGCCTGTGAAGATCGCTATGCATGTGCGCGCTCAAACAAGCGAACTGCATAAGCTCGGTGCATACTATTACAATGAGCGGCAAAGAAGCTGGGCGTATATCGGCGGCAAGGTTAGCGCAAATGGGCGCACAGTGCAATTTGAGACCGACCATTTCTCCCAGTTTACTGTCTTTGCTTACCATAAGCTTTTCAAGGACGTGCAGGGACACTGGGCGCAAATTGATATAGAAACGATGGCCGCCCGCCATATTGCACAAGGGGTAACTGCCGACAGCTTTGCTCCAAACACGCCGATCACCCGCGCTGAGTTCACTGCATTGCTGGTGCGAACGCTGCAGCTCGAAGAGCGGTCGGACAAACAATTTGCCGATGTGCCATCAGGCAGCTGGTACGCGGAAGCCGTCAATCGAGCATTCACCGCCGGCATTGTGAACGGAGTGGATCAGGATCACTTTGCGCCAAGCACGCGCATTACCCGTGAACAAATGGCCGTGATGATTGTCCAGGCATACGCCAAAGCGAAGGGTGTAGATGCAGCAAATCTGCAGACCGCGGTGAACGCTGCACAATTCGCTGATATCGAGGCGGCCAGCGAATGGGCGAAGTCGGCGATCGGATCTGCGGCCTCCTTGGGGCTGATCAGCGGAAGACCTGACGGGAGCTTTGATCCGAAGGCGAACGCTTCCCGAGCCGAAGCGATTTCCATGATCAAGCGGTTGCTGGATTTGATCGACTAGGTTCATTAACTGTCTCGACAGGTGAAGAGATAAAAAGAGCGGAGGCGCAGGCCCCCGCTCTTTTTATCTTGCTATGTTCGTGCAATCACTATTAAGCAAATTTTCTAACGCCTAAGCTTATAAAATCGTTGTCATGTTGCAATTCCCGCTATTTTGATCCCAGACCAAGAAAAAACTGCCCCTTCGTCAAATCCTTCGACGGTGGGCAGTTTGCTCGCACGATTTATCGGGAAGCGGCGGGACGCTTCCGTCTGCGCTGTGCCAGCGGCGGCACATGCGTGTACGAACCAATGACGACATCCGGAAGCTCTGCCCGGAAGATCTCCAGCATCTGCTTCATGCCATACAGCTCGCCTTGCGGCTTTGGAATCAGATTCAAGTAGCTTTCCGGGTCAATATTCAAGTTCCGCATCTGAATCAACTTCAGCCCCGTACGCTTGACGAATTCCAGCATGGCCTCAATTTCTTCCTCCCGATCTGTGACACCGGGAAAGATCAAGTAGT from Xylanibacillus composti encodes the following:
- a CDS encoding S-layer homology domain-containing protein, whose protein sequence is MRYPKLRQAFLLFVAIVMMACVVPANSGLAASAALSHDVQLPFPPYPGTNDSMSIAGFKRDAQGKSHVLYQQQYKGIPVYGKYAYVHKNAANQIYAATDKFDDALNGLELDVTPVLTGEEAIAVLGLFLEERHGQPVQFGTGQESFPIAPPAAELVVYPYDDRYYLAYQVEADYMVPSIGSWIAFVDAKDGRLIHAINKTRHAVSPVEGSGTGTFGVLPLQVSRDHTDGRYYTLDASRAMYDGAPIDLERYLDLSSGALEEQGLIITMDYASLNAEYGNSAYILKPISSETSHGFTDTHAVDAHYWTGEVYEFYRDQFGRDSIDDEGMDLYSFVHVVDIDLSTGREIPLDNAFWALGAMWYGDGGEGSDALFNCLSCANDIVAHELTHGVIEHTANLLYENQSGALNESIADIMAVVFDADDWTIGEDAGTVPLRDLANPHRGLQWQPKHMNEYVYLPNTEAGDYGGVHINSGIPNHAAYLMATHLEDADFDGRYLLGQLTYRALTTYLHPASDFMDARFAYLQAVDYLSLTQQEKEEVRSIVKRAWDAVGVTLSPDSYMFMYDHYYNEENGAFPVFFNASVTASVYFNQIALTSLNGSVPTQTALDGDALLIQPTAPLSHGVSYNVHIPADALKDKLGDALPNPHAITFTADKVGPSWANNALASSDVTTSGFRLTWPHAVDDHTLAGYAVYLNGRKWNDYSPDVNGVTFRGLNANTTYDVRVTAYDAAGNGTSRTTSVKTLAIPGGGFGGGPGGGFFGGGFPTTDNNESEENSKTIITVKPDERRIQDAIDGDAEVIIIDAKAEAGVNGVIVELSAELVKQANAKQKAWRIETNDATYTFEPGFVADSRLSGTLVFTILDATSDGALNNRPEGTAAVAPVIDLKLQINEQAVSSFLKPVKIAMHVRAQTSELHKLGAYYYNERQRSWAYIGGKVSANGRTVQFETDHFSQFTVFAYHKLFKDVQGHWAQIDIETMAARHIAQGVTADSFAPNTPITRAEFTALLVRTLQLEERSDKQFADVPSGSWYAEAVNRAFTAGIVNGVDQDHFAPSTRITREQMAVMIVQAYAKAKGVDAANLQTAVNAAQFADIEAASEWAKSAIGSAASLGLISGRPDGSFDPKANASRAEAISMIKRLLDLID